The Pan troglodytes isolate AG18354 chromosome 1, NHGRI_mPanTro3-v2.0_pri, whole genome shotgun sequence genome includes a region encoding these proteins:
- the LOC112207728 gene encoding proteasome subunit alpha type-5-like, whose amino-acid sequence MEPSSIEKIVEIDAHIGCAMSGLIADAKTLIDKARVETQNHWFTYNETMTVESVTQAVSNLALQFGEEDADPGAMSRPFGVALLFGGVDEKGPQLFHMDPSGTFVQCDARAIGSASEGAQSSLQEVYHKSMTLKEAIKSSLIILKQVMEEKLNATNIELATVQPGQNFHMFTKEELEEVIKDI is encoded by the exons ATGGAGCCCAGCAGCATTGAGAAAATTGTAGAGATTGATGCTCACATAG GTTGTGCCATGAGTGGGCTAATTGCTGATGCTAAGACTTTAATTGATAAAGCCAGAGTGGAGACACAG AACCACTGGTTCACCTACAATGAGACAATGACAGTGGAGAGTGTGACCCAAGCTGTGTCTAATCTGGCTTTGCAGTTTGGAGAAGAAGATGCAGATCCAGGTGCCATG TCTCGTCCCTTTGGAGTAGCATTATTATTTGGAGGAGTTGATGAGAAAGGACCCCAGCT GTTTCATATGGACCCATCTGGGACCTTTGTACAGTGTGATGCTCGAGCAATTGGCTctgcttcagagggtgcccaGAGCTCCTTGCAAGAAGTTTACCACAAG TCTATGACTTTGAAAGAAGCCATCAAGTCTTCACTCATCATCCTCAAACAAGTAATGGAGGAGAAGCTGAATGCAACAAACATTGAG cTAGCCACAGTGcagcctggccagaatttccacaTGTTCACAAAGGAAGAACTTGAAGAGGTTATCAAGGACATTTAA